TATGTGTTTATGCATCGTTTTGGCTCTCTTTTGTTAATGGATAATTGCCATAGATCTTAATGTAAGCCTCTTTTTTAAAGTTTGAGTTTATATTGTACTCGATACCATCGTTATCTATGTCAGGATGATCAAAACCTAAAATATCTTTCTCTTTTACATCTTTGTTTTGTATAAATTGATAATCACTAATGTTAGTGATATTAGTCTTCTTTTTAAATTGTTCTGGATGATCGCCTAAAACGATCTGTATCTTCTCCCAATCATCATAAAAATACTCTTGGAGTAGGGGGATGATTTTGTTTTTGAAGATATTATCTAATTCATTCTTTTTATCATTTTTAGTATCTTTCAAACACATAAAATAGGCGTGACCTATAGTGTGATCTCGATCGTAAAGATACTCTATTCTTTGGTTTATTTTCTTTAAAAGCAGACGAATATTTATGCCTTCTATTTTTAGATCATTTTCTTGTTCGTCGTCAGAGTTATAGTCTTTTATTTTTTGATCATCACTTGACAATACAGATAAATCTGGCATCATCTCTTCAAAATCAAATCTTCGTCTAAGTGCAGTGTCAATGAGTGCAATGCTTCTGTCGGCTGTGTTCATAGTGCCTAAGATGTAAAGATTTTGCGGTACTCCAAATGGCTCTTCACTATCTCCACTATAAGGAAGTTTAACTCTAATCTCTTCATCTGCACCTAATCGCTTGGACGGTTCAATGAGAGTTATGAGTTCACCAAAGATTTTGGAGATATTTCCTCTGTTTATTTCGTCGATGATGAGGATGTAGTTTTTTAATTCTTCTGAATTTTCATAATAATTTTTATGTTGTTTATTTTTAAACTTTTCGATAGCTTCAAATAGTAAAAAGTAATATATTGCATTACCATGTCTTTTATTTTTTGATTCAAATTTTGGTTTTATATCATCTGCTGTTTCTATCTCTTTATCTATAAATTTCTTTAAATCTCTTTCGATTATATCTTTTGTTAATCTTTGATCACTTTTTACGCTTCCCCCAAGTGTAAAAGATACAAAATCACCGTGTTTATTTTTATTAATACTTTTAATTGTTACTTTTTGATTTAAAAAATATTCATTACCATTGTTCAAAGTATCTTCAACATCATTTAAAAAGTCATACAATAATTCTTGAAACTTAAAAGTTTGTTCTTTTTGGCTATCTTCGAAGTTTATTTTTGCTCTTTCTGCAAGTTCTTTAAAAATACCACTTTTAACTTCATATTTTATATCACTATCTTCATCTGTTTCTGCTTTCAATCCTTCAATAAACTCTTCATATCCATAACTTTGATGAAAAGTTACAAACTCTATTTGACCTTGCTCTTTATA
This window of the Hydrogenimonas thermophila genome carries:
- a CDS encoding McrB family protein, coding for MNIRVGMGYHTKEDRKDLKTAFEYYKEQGQIEFVTFHQSYGYEEFIEGLKAETDEDSDIKYEVKSGIFKELAERAKINFEDSQKEQTFKFQELLYDFLNDVEDTLNNGNEYFLNQKVTIKSINKNKHGDFVSFTLGGSVKSDQRLTKDIIERDLKKFIDKEIETADDIKPKFESKNKRHGNAIYYFLLFEAIEKFKNKQHKNYYENSEELKNYILIIDEINRGNISKIFGELITLIEPSKRLGADEEIRVKLPYSGDSEEPFGVPQNLYILGTMNTADRSIALIDTALRRRFDFEEMMPDLSVLSSDDQKIKDYNSDDEQENDLKIEGINIRLLLKKINQRIEYLYDRDHTIGHAYFMCLKDTKNDKKNELDNIFKNKIIPLLQEYFYDDWEKIQIVLGDHPEQFKKKTNITNISDYQFIQNKDVKEKDILGFDHPDIDNDGIEYNINSNFKKEAYIKIYGNYPLTKESQNDA